From the Motacilla alba alba isolate MOTALB_02 chromosome Z, Motacilla_alba_V1.0_pri, whole genome shotgun sequence genome, one window contains:
- the LOC119695899 gene encoding fructose-1,6-bisphosphatase 1-like codes for MTDRSTFDTNVITMTRFVMEEGRRAKGTGEFTQLLNSLCTAIKAISTAVRKAGIANLYGIAGSTNVTGDQVKKLDILSNDLVINMLKSSFSTCVIVSEENKDAVIVETEKQGKYIVCIDPLDGSSNIDCLVSIGTIFAIYRKVSPNEPSGKDALQPGRNLVAAGYALYGSATMLVLATSAGGVNCFMLDPAIGEFILVERDVKIKKKGNIYSLNEGYAKYFDPAITEYLKKKKFPEDGSSPYGGRYIGSMVADVHRTLVYGGIFLYPANSKSPKGKLRLLYECNPMAFVIEKAGGIATTGHQAILDIVPEDIHQRVPVVLGSPDDVKEYLEIVKKHSAK; via the exons ATGACGGACCGCTCCACCTTCGACACCAATGTCATCACCATGACCCGCTTCGTGATGGAAGAAGGCAGGCGGGCGAAGGGCACCGGGGAGTTCACGCAGCTCCTCAACTCCCTGTGCACGGCCATCAAAGCCATCTCCACCGCTGTCCGCAAAGCGGGCATTGCCAACCT CTATGGAATTGCTGGGTCTACCAATGTGACCGGAGATCAAGTGAAAAAGCTGGATATTCTTTCCAATGACCTGGTGATCAACATGCTCAAGTCATCCTTCAGTACATGTGTTATTGTGTCCgaagaaaacaaagatgctGTGATAGTGGAAACTGAAAAACAG ggtAAATACATAGTCTGCATAGACCCTCTAGATGGTTCGTCGAACATTGACTGTCTTGTTTCCATTGGGACCATCTTTGCAATTTATAGAAAG GTGTCCCCTAATGAGCCTTCTGGGAAAGATGCTTTACAGCCTGGACGTAATCTTGTGGCAGCTGGTTATGCACTCTATGGGAGTGCCACCATGCTGGTACTGGCAACTTCTGCTGGAGGTGTCAACTGTTTCATGCTGGATCCG GCAATTGGAGAATTTATTTTGGTGGAAAGAGATGTGAAAAtcaaaaagaagggaaatatcTACAGTCTAAATGAAGGCTATGCTAAATATTTTGATCCTGCCATCACAGAGTAtctcaaaaagaagaaattcccTGAG GATGGCAGTTCACCGTATGGTGGGAGGTACATAGGATCTATGGTGGCAGACGTGCATCGCACACTGGTGTATGGAGGAATCTTTCTGTATCCTGCTAACTCCAAAAGTCCCAAAGGAAAG CTGAGACTGCTCTACGAATGCAATCCTATGGCTTTTGTTATTGAGAAGGCTGGGGGCATAGCTACAACTGGTCATCAAGCCATACTAGATATAGTGCCTGAGGATATCCACCAAAGAGTGCCTGTTGTCTTGGGGTCTCCTGATGATGTGAAGGAGTACCTTGAGATAGTCAAGAAACATTCAGCTAAGTAA
- the LOC119695903 gene encoding fructose-1,6-bisphosphatase isozyme 2, giving the protein MTDKSPFETDMLTLTRFVMEKGRRVKGATGELTQLLNSMLTAIKAISAAVRKAGLAHMFGIAGTVNVTGDEVKKLDVLSNSLVINMLQSSYSTCVLVTEENKEAIITPKDKRGKYVVCFDPLDGSSNIDCLAPIGTIFAIYKKETDGEPSEKDALQPGRNIVAAGYALYGSATLVALSTGQGVDCFMLDPGLGEFILVDRDVKIKKKGKVYSLNEGYAKYFDPAMTEYLQKKKFPEDGSSPYGARYVGSMVADVHRTLMYGGIFMYPANQKSPKGKLRLLYECNPMAFIIEQAGGMATTGTEAVLDVKPETIHQRVPLILGSPDDVQEYLACVQKHQKSS; this is encoded by the exons ATGACTGACAAAAGCCCCTTCGAAACGGATATGCTGACGCTCACGCGATTTGTTATGGAGAAGGGACGTCGTGTAAAAGGAGCGACGGGGGAGCTGACGCAGCTGCTCAACTCCATGCTGACTGCCATAAAGgctatttctgctgctgtcagaaaggCAGGCCTTGCCCACAT GTTTGGTATAGCTGGCACTGTGAATGTGACGGGTGATGAGGTGAAGAAGCTGGATGTGTTATCCAACTCCCTGGTGATTAACATGCTCCAGTCCTCCTACAGCACCTGCGTCCTGGTCACAGAGGAGAACAAGGAGGCCATCATCACCCCGAAAGACAAGCGG GGTAAATATGTGGTGTGCTTTGACCCCCTTGATGGTTCATCCAATATAGACTGCTTGGCACCAATAGGAACAATATTTGCTATCTACAAAAAG gaaacagATGGTGAGCCCTCTGAAAAAGATGCTTTACAGCCTGGACGCAATATTGTTGCTGCAGGCTATGCCCTGTATGGTAGTGCTACGCTGGTTGCTCTCTCCACAGGGCAAGGAGTGGACTGCTTCATGCTTGATCCG GGTCTTGGTGAATTTATTTTGGTGGACAGAGATGTTAAAATCAAGAAGAAGGGGAAGGTATACAGTCTCAATGAAGGTTACGCAAAGTATTTTGATCCTGCAATGACAGAATAtttgcaaaagaagaaatttcctGAG GATGGCAGTTCCCCATATGGTGCCAGGTATGTGGGCTCCATGGTAGCTGATGTTCACCGTACATTGATGTATGGTGGGATCTTCATGTATCCTGCTAATCAGAAGAGTCCTAAAGGAAAg CTCCGACTTCTCTATGAATGCAACCCTATGGCTTTCATCATCGAGCAGGCAGGTGGGATGGCAACTACAGGAACTGAAGCAGTGCTGGATGTGAAACCTGAGACTATTCACCAGAGAGTTCCTCTTATACTTGGCTCTCCAGATGATGTGCAAGAATACCTTGCTTGTGTACAGAAACACCAGAAGAGCAGCTAA